The stretch of DNA GGGAGACCACAAGCTGATCGCCGGCATCGCCCGAACGCACCACGCGCTCCTCTATCACCATCCCGCCGCGGTCAGGCGCCGCGAGCCGCTGCCGGTGGCGATCGTCCTCGGCGCGCTTCCCGACATCAATTACGTCGCGGCGGCGAACCTCCCGTACGGGCTCGACGAGCTGGCGGTGGCGGGGGCGATCCGGGGCCGTCCGGTCGACCTCGTGAGGTGCAAGACCATTCCCCTCGAGGTGCCGGCCGAGGCCGAGATCGTGATCGAAGGCGAGATCTCGGTCGACGCCATGGAGCGGAGCGAGCCGTTCAGCGACTATCCCGGTTACCTCATGGCGGAGCGCGCGCTCAGGCCGGTGATCGACGTCAAGGCGATCACGTTTCGCAGCGATCCGATCTTCACCGCGATCCTGGTCGGCCTGCCGCCGAGCGAGTCCAACGGCATCTCGCGTACCTGCCGCGAGATGATGCTGTACAACTTCCTCAAGTACAGCTGCAACCTTCCCGAGGTGCTGGAGGTCTGCTGTCCGGAAATGGGCGGCGGCTGGAACTGGTGGGTGATCCGCATGGCGAAGAGCCATCCGAGCAAGCCCAGGCAGGCGTTGCAGGCGGCCTCCGGAATGGACACCACCAACAAGGTGATCATCACGGTGGACGAGGACATCGATCCCAAGGACCCCGACATGGTGATGTGGGCGCTCAGCTTCGCGATGCAGCCGCACCGCGACGTTCAGGTGATCACCGGACGTTCCCCGCTGCTCGACCCGTCGGCCTATGCGTTGATGAGCCACCCCGAGGAGCGTTTCTATCCGCCTCCGACGGGCTGCGGCGGCTTGCTGATCGACGCGACGCGCAAGGGGAAATATCCGCCGGTGGGCCTGCCGAAGAAGAGATACATGGAGCGCGCGCTCGACCTCTGGCGGCGTGCGGGCATGCCGGAGCTGGAGCTGAAGAGGCCGTGGTACGGCTATCCGCTGGATCTCTGGACCGGCGAAGACGACGCTCTCGCGGAGGCGGTGGCGGCGGGGAACTACTTTCCGGCCGAGAGCAAGAAGTGAGAAAGAGGCCATGACGAAGCGCGAGACCAGCTACGAGCGGTGGATCAAGGAAGAGGGGATTCCGGTCGTCGAGGGCTACGGCATCGAGGACGTGACCGCGCTGCCGCGCCGGCCGTGGCGGCGAACCGGGGGGCTGGGAGCCTACATCCAGCTCAAGGGCATGGAGGGCTTCACCGGGATGTACGTCGGCGAGATTCCGCCGGGCGGGGCCCTCGAGCCGGAAAAGCATCTCTACGAAGAGCTGATCTACGTTCTGCGTGGAATGGGGGCCACCGAGGTCTGGTCGGGCGCGGACGAGCGGAAGAAGGTCCAGTTCGAGTGGCAGCGGGGGAGCCTGTTCGCGGTCCCGCTCAACTGCTCGCATCGCATGATCAACGGCAGCCGCGAACCGGCGATCTTTCTCGCGGTTACGAGCGCGCCGCTGATGATCGATCTCCT from Candidatus Zixiibacteriota bacterium encodes:
- a CDS encoding UbiD family decarboxylase, whose translation is MNRRAGDYYSDFRDLIADLERRGKLYRWREPVDKDTELMPLMRLQYRGLPDRERRALLFESVRDGRGRRYGARVATGVYGASRSILGLGMGCEDPAEIYEKWRAALARPVEPRPVERAPVQEHAYFGPGLAEFKLTDLPAPVEEPGFSCGIRFTAPFITRDPESGTRNVGMYSGHFRGDHKLIAGIARTHHALLYHHPAAVRRREPLPVAIVLGALPDINYVAAANLPYGLDELAVAGAIRGRPVDLVRCKTIPLEVPAEAEIVIEGEISVDAMERSEPFSDYPGYLMAERALRPVIDVKAITFRSDPIFTAILVGLPPSESNGISRTCREMMLYNFLKYSCNLPEVLEVCCPEMGGGWNWWVIRMAKSHPSKPRQALQAASGMDTTNKVIITVDEDIDPKDPDMVMWALSFAMQPHRDVQVITGRSPLLDPSAYALMSHPEERFYPPPTGCGGLLIDATRKGKYPPVGLPKKRYMERALDLWRRAGMPELELKRPWYGYPLDLWTGEDDALAEAVAAGNYFPAESKK